In Scophthalmus maximus strain ysfricsl-2021 chromosome 16, ASM2237912v1, whole genome shotgun sequence, the following proteins share a genomic window:
- the cep55l gene encoding centrosomal protein of 55 kDa isoform X1 — translation MAAKGNKETIVSKLGFKSSSAASKAEAELEKVRKENAHLRKKIDELAKRHIKPPDSDKSKLLERILSLETLRERNNQQLLVKEQELETMRQQLSARGGEVIASLQTQLEQRRKDVEQRDTLFQSLSQETENLKNKLATVSARCQSMETQVTQSGQVPPADVALLHDQLRDALEKNQQWLMYDQQREAYVQSVLARTLELEQQLAQAKQQQQHTKQAAGSDGDGASANSASPEKEAQLKSHYDQLLSGMQKELESQKDQVARSHQELNMQREQTLKAQTELQSQREQVAELQEEMLALQRRQEDKCRELKEAKAQLQAERFSSRHAVCEERKVTSEREDRMRVDIENMDVRLEEERKRSAELLMQVNMLQKSLLNQTEERGRIAALEQQIQLSAKDFEDEKIDRQSMQHQLHKVLKELRKARDQIAKLESAKPPNARFSEPSSYNNFERLTIDDTASPSKVSSLLDESFLECPKCRASYPTSRHRELLAHIDYCFA, via the exons ATGGCAGCCAAGGGCAACAAAGAGACGATCGTCAGCAAACTGGGCTTCAAGTCCAGCAGCGCCGCCTCCAAGGccgaggcagagctggagaaaGTCCGGAAGGAGAACGCTCACCTGAGGAAGAAGATCGATGAGCTGGCCAAACGACACATCAAACCACCCGACTCGGACAAAAGCAAGCTGCTGGAG AGGATTCTTTCCCTCGAGACGCTGCGGGAGAGGAACAATCAGCAGCTGCTGGTTAAAGAACAGGAACTGGAAACTATGAGACAGCAGCTGtcagccagaggaggagag GTGATAGCATCGCTGCAGACCCAGCTGGAGCAGCGGAGGAAGGATGTCGAGCAGCGAGACACGTTGTTCCAGAGCTTGTCACAGGAGACAGAGAACCTTAAAAACAAGCTGGCCACCGTCTCTGCCCGGTGCCAATCCATGGAAACGCAGGTGACG cagaGTGGACAGGTTCCTCCTGCCGACGTGGCATTGCTACACGATCAACTGAGAGAT GCTCTTGAGAAGAACCAGCAGTGGCTTATGTACGACCAGCAGAGAGAGGCCTACGTCCAGTCCGTCCTCGCCCGCAcactggagctggagcagcagctggcccaggccaagcagcagcagcagcacaccaaACAAGCGGCCGGTTCAGATGGTGACGGAG CTTCCGCCAACTCAGCAAGTCCGGAGAAGGAGGCTCAGCTGAAGAGCCATTATGACCAGTTGCTGTCGGGGATGCAGAAAGAGCTCGAGAGCCAAAAAGATCAGGTTGCCAGGTCCCATCAGGAGCTCAATATGCAGAGAGAACAG ACACTGAAAGCTCAGACTGAGCTGCAGTCGCAGAGGGAGCAGGTCGCCGAGCTCCAGGAGGAGATGCTGGCGctgcagaggaggcaggaggacaAGTGCAGAGAGCTGAAAGAGGCCAAGGCGCAGCTGCAGGCGGAGCGCTTTAGCAGCAG ACATGCAGTGTGCGAGGAAAGAAAGGTGACATCTGAGCGGGAAGACAGGATGAGAGTGGACATTGAGAATATGGACGTCCgattggaggaggagaggaagagatcgGCCGAGCTTCTGATGCAG GTGAATATGCTGCAGAAGTCTCTTCTGAACCAAACTGAGGAACGTGGACGAATTGCAGCACTGGAGcaacag ATCCAACTCTCAGCCAAGGACTTTGAAGATGAGAAAATCGATCGTCAAAGCATGCAGCACCAATTGCACAAGGTGCTGAAGGAGCTTCGCAAGGCGCGCGACCAAATTGCTAAACTGGAGTCTGCT aaaCCGCCCAATGCCCGATTCTCAGAGCCCAGCTCCTACAACAACTTTGAGCGTCTGACTATTGATGACACCGCCTCCCCGTCTAAAGTCTCCAGTCTCCTCGATGAAAGTTTCTTGGAGTGCCCAAAGTGTCGGGCCTCCTATCCCACCAGCCGCCACAGGGAGCTCCTGGCCCACATTGACTACTGCTTCGCATGA
- the cep55l gene encoding centrosomal protein of 55 kDa isoform X2 produces the protein MAAKGNKETIVSKLGFKSSSAASKAEAELEKVRKENAHLRKKIDELAKRHIKPPDSDKSKLLERILSLETLRERNNQQLLVKEQELETMRQQLSARGGEVIASLQTQLEQRRKDVEQRDTLFQSLSQETENLKNKLATVSARCQSMETQVTSGQVPPADVALLHDQLRDALEKNQQWLMYDQQREAYVQSVLARTLELEQQLAQAKQQQQHTKQAAGSDGDGASANSASPEKEAQLKSHYDQLLSGMQKELESQKDQVARSHQELNMQREQTLKAQTELQSQREQVAELQEEMLALQRRQEDKCRELKEAKAQLQAERFSSRHAVCEERKVTSEREDRMRVDIENMDVRLEEERKRSAELLMQVNMLQKSLLNQTEERGRIAALEQQIQLSAKDFEDEKIDRQSMQHQLHKVLKELRKARDQIAKLESAKPPNARFSEPSSYNNFERLTIDDTASPSKVSSLLDESFLECPKCRASYPTSRHRELLAHIDYCFA, from the exons ATGGCAGCCAAGGGCAACAAAGAGACGATCGTCAGCAAACTGGGCTTCAAGTCCAGCAGCGCCGCCTCCAAGGccgaggcagagctggagaaaGTCCGGAAGGAGAACGCTCACCTGAGGAAGAAGATCGATGAGCTGGCCAAACGACACATCAAACCACCCGACTCGGACAAAAGCAAGCTGCTGGAG AGGATTCTTTCCCTCGAGACGCTGCGGGAGAGGAACAATCAGCAGCTGCTGGTTAAAGAACAGGAACTGGAAACTATGAGACAGCAGCTGtcagccagaggaggagag GTGATAGCATCGCTGCAGACCCAGCTGGAGCAGCGGAGGAAGGATGTCGAGCAGCGAGACACGTTGTTCCAGAGCTTGTCACAGGAGACAGAGAACCTTAAAAACAAGCTGGCCACCGTCTCTGCCCGGTGCCAATCCATGGAAACGCAGGTGACG aGTGGACAGGTTCCTCCTGCCGACGTGGCATTGCTACACGATCAACTGAGAGAT GCTCTTGAGAAGAACCAGCAGTGGCTTATGTACGACCAGCAGAGAGAGGCCTACGTCCAGTCCGTCCTCGCCCGCAcactggagctggagcagcagctggcccaggccaagcagcagcagcagcacaccaaACAAGCGGCCGGTTCAGATGGTGACGGAG CTTCCGCCAACTCAGCAAGTCCGGAGAAGGAGGCTCAGCTGAAGAGCCATTATGACCAGTTGCTGTCGGGGATGCAGAAAGAGCTCGAGAGCCAAAAAGATCAGGTTGCCAGGTCCCATCAGGAGCTCAATATGCAGAGAGAACAG ACACTGAAAGCTCAGACTGAGCTGCAGTCGCAGAGGGAGCAGGTCGCCGAGCTCCAGGAGGAGATGCTGGCGctgcagaggaggcaggaggacaAGTGCAGAGAGCTGAAAGAGGCCAAGGCGCAGCTGCAGGCGGAGCGCTTTAGCAGCAG ACATGCAGTGTGCGAGGAAAGAAAGGTGACATCTGAGCGGGAAGACAGGATGAGAGTGGACATTGAGAATATGGACGTCCgattggaggaggagaggaagagatcgGCCGAGCTTCTGATGCAG GTGAATATGCTGCAGAAGTCTCTTCTGAACCAAACTGAGGAACGTGGACGAATTGCAGCACTGGAGcaacag ATCCAACTCTCAGCCAAGGACTTTGAAGATGAGAAAATCGATCGTCAAAGCATGCAGCACCAATTGCACAAGGTGCTGAAGGAGCTTCGCAAGGCGCGCGACCAAATTGCTAAACTGGAGTCTGCT aaaCCGCCCAATGCCCGATTCTCAGAGCCCAGCTCCTACAACAACTTTGAGCGTCTGACTATTGATGACACCGCCTCCCCGTCTAAAGTCTCCAGTCTCCTCGATGAAAGTTTCTTGGAGTGCCCAAAGTGTCGGGCCTCCTATCCCACCAGCCGCCACAGGGAGCTCCTGGCCCACATTGACTACTGCTTCGCATGA